A genomic window from Lotus japonicus ecotype B-129 chromosome 1, LjGifu_v1.2 includes:
- the LOC130728756 gene encoding heat shock cognate 70 kDa protein-like yields MAKNGEGCAIGIDLGTTYSCVAVWKETEDRIEIIQNEQGNKITPSFVAFTDDQRLIGDAAKNQAATNPENTVFDAKRLIGRKHSDPIIKNDMMLWPFKVIAGVDDKPMIVVKYHGKEKHLFVEEISSMVLTKMREIAEAYLESPVKNAVITVPAYFNDSQRKATIDAGTIAGLNVMRIINEPTAAAIAYGLEKRTNCEEERSIFIFDLGGGTFDVSLLTIKGKDFKVQATAGNTHLGGEDFDNRMVEYFVEEFKRKSKLDIAGNSKALRRLRSACERAKRTLSWTTCTTVEVDSLFQGIDFCFSITRARFEELNMNMFRECIETVDKCLNDAKMDKSSVHDVVLVGGSSRIPKVQELLQDFFKGKDLCKSINPDEAVAYGAAVQAALLSGGIKNVPNLVLSDVTPLSLGILVQVDIMSVVIPRNTTTPVKKTEGYTTDRDNLSRVLIEVYEGERARASDNSLLGSFVLSGIPPTPRGHPLDVCFAIDENGILSVSAKEKTNGSKNEITITNDKGRLSTEEIKRLIQEAQRFQAEDKKFLRKANAMNSLDDYIYKMKKSLKNDYINSKLSSEEKEKISSAITKATNLLDAGNNKPVEIEVLEDYVKELESMFKPIVGKIDLLFAFY; encoded by the exons ATGGCCAAAAATGGTGAGGGATGTGCCATAGGAATTGACCTAGGCACCACTTACTCGTGTGTTGCTGTTTGGAAGGAGACCGAAGACAGAATAGAGATTATTCAGAATGAACAAGGCAACAAAATTACTCCCTCCTTTGTTGCTTTCACTGATGATCAAAGGTTGATTGGTGATGCAGCTAAGAATCAGGCTGCTACAAACCCTGAGAACACTGTCTTTG ATGCTAAGAGGTTGATAGGTAGGAAGCATAGTGATCCcattataaaaaatgatatgatGTTATGGCCATTCAAGGTTATTGCGGGTGTTGATGACAAGCCCATGATTGTCGTCAAGTATCATGGTAAGGAGAAGCATCTTTTTGTTGAGGAAATATCATCCATGGTTCTCACAAAGATGCGAGAGATTGCAGAGGCATATCTGGAGTCACCTGTTAAGAATGCAGTTATCACCGTGCCGGCTTATTTTAATGACTCTCAGCGCAAAGCCACCATAGATGCTGGCACCATTGCAGGTCTAAATGTTATGCGGATAATCAATGAACCCACAGCTGCAGCTATTGCATATGGCCTGGAAAAGAGAACTAATTGTGAGGAAGAGCGAAGTATATTCATCTTTGACCTTGGTGGTGGTACTTTTGATGTGTCTCTCCTTACAATTAAAGGTAAGGACTTCAAAGTTCAAGCTACTGCTGGAAATACTCACCTAGGAGGAGAGGACTTTGATAACAGAATGGTGGAATACTTTGTAGAGGAGTTCAAAAGGAAGAGCAAATTGGATATTGCTGGAAATTCTAAAGCCCTGAGGAGGTTGAGAAGTGCTTGCGAGAGGGCAAAAAGGACACTCTCATGGACTACATGTACCACAGTGGAGGTAGATTCTTTATTTCAAGGCATTGATTTCTGTTTCTCAATCACTCGTGCAAGGTTTGAGGAACTTAACATGAACATGTTTAGAGAATGTATAGAAACAGTGGATAAGTGCCTCAACGATGCTAAGATGGACAAGAGTAGTGTACATGATGTTGTCCTTGTTGGTGGATCTTCTAGAATTCCAAAAGTGCAGGAGTTATTGCAGGATTTTTTCAAGGGGAAGGATCTGTGCAAGAGCATCAACCCTGATGAGGCTGTTGCTTATGGTGCTGCTGTTCAGGCTGCTTTGCTGAGTGGAGGCATAAAGAACGTTCCAAACTTGGTGTTGTCGGATGTTACACCGCTGTCTCTTGGTATATTAGTCCAAGTAGATATCATGAGTGTAGTGATTCCTAGGAATACTACTACTCCTGTAAAGAAGACAGAGGGTTACACAACAGATAGAGATAACCTATCCCGTGTCTTGATTGAGGTTTATGAGGGTGAGAGAGCAAGAGCCAGTGATAACAGTTTGCTGGGTTCCTTTGTTCTTTCGGGCATTCCTCCTACTCCTCGTGGCCATCCTCTTGATGTATGCTTTGCTATTGATGAAAATGGCATTTTATCTGTTTCCGCTAAGGAAAAAACCAATGGCAGTAAGAATGAGATCACCATAACCAATGACAAAGGGAGGCTCTCGACTGAAGAAATTAAAAGATTGATACAAGAAGCTCAGAGATTCCAGGCTGAAGACAAGAAATTCCTTAGGAAGGCCAATGCAATGAATTCTTTGGATGATTACATTTACAAGATGAAGAAATCTTTGAAGAATGATTATATTAATTCAAAGCTTAGCTcagaagaaaaggagaagatcAGTTCCGCAATCACAAAGGCCACAAATTTGCTTGATGCTGGTAATAATAAGCCAGTTGAAATAGAGGTGCTTGAGGATTATGTGAAGGAGCTTGAGAGCATGTTCAAACCCATTGTAGGCAAGATTGACTTGCTCtttgcattttattag